Below is a genomic region from Prochlorococcus marinus str. MIT 0918.
AAGACAAATTAGTCGATAGATCTTTAAGGGTATATTCAACAAATTGCCCTTTACTTAATTGAGATTTCTGACGCCAAATACGAAAAACAAGCGAGATTTTTTTCATCACTGATAACTACGTTTATTTGGTTTAAGAAGACTGAAGGACAAATTTTCTAAATGCTTTATGGGCTCCGAGCCTGGAACATATTCCCAAGCAGCAATATGTGCATAATTCTCATCATCTCTCATAGTTTCGCCTTCTGGAGTTTGATATTCTTCACGAAAATGGGCCCCACAAGACTCTTTCCTGGAAAGCGCATCAGAGAGCATTAACTGAGCTAGTTCAAGAAAGTCAGCAACCCTCAAAGCCTTTTCAAGTTCTGGGTTTGGACAATTAATTTCAATGGGGATTCTAACTTGATGATGAAACTTTTGCTTTAATAACTTGATTTCTTCCAAGCCTGCAAGCAAACCACTCTCATTTCTAGTAATTCCACATCTATTAATCATTATTTCACCCAGTGCACGATGAAAAATATCCACAGGAATTTCCCCTTGGACATTAATTAAATCATCTATTCGCTTTTTGGTGTTTTCCAAAGCATCTTGACATGCCTGATCCATTTCATGTGAAGAGATTGAGAAAGTGTGACCTTCCAACCATGAATGAATGGAGCAAGGACCAATGAAATATCCATCAGCTAAACACTGCAATAGAGCATTAGCACCTAAACGATTCGCACCATGAACAGTGCAATTTGCTTCGCCCAATACAAACAATCCTGGGAGAGTACTCATTAAGTTGTAATCAACCCACAATCCTCCCATTGTGTAATGAGGTGCAGGATAAATACGCATAGGCATTGTCATTGGATCTTCTCCAACTATTCGCTCATACATCTCAATCAAGTTGCCATACTTTGCTTTAATTTCTTGAGCCCCTTTTTTTTGAATTGCATCGCGCAAATCAAGGTATACTGAACGCCCATCATTCCCTACACCAAAACCTTGATCACAAAGCTCTTTAGCTCTCCTAGATGCAACATCTCTAGGTACCAAGTTTCCATAACTTGGATATAAACGCTCTAGGAAGTAATCTCTCTCCGATTCAGAAATCTCAGAAGGGTCCCTTATATCATGACTACGCCTAGGGAGCCAAATTCTTCCATCATTCCGCAAACTCTCACTCATTAAAGTTAATTTACTCTGATATTCTCCCCCTACTGGAATGCATGTAGGGTGAATTTGTGTAAGAGATGGGTTAGCAAAAAATGCTCCTTGTTTATGAGCTCTCCAAACAGCACTGGCATTAGATTTAATTGAATTTGTAGAAAGAAAATAAACATTACTATATCCACCTGTTGCAAGAATTACAGCATGAGCCTGAAAAACCTCAAGCTGACCATTAAGCAGATTACGAGTAACTACTCCTCTAATAACGCCATTGAGGTTGATAAATTCAATTACATCTCTCCTAGGTAAGAGTTCTA
It encodes:
- a CDS encoding fumarate reductase/succinate dehydrogenase flavoprotein subunit — translated: MSYFLDPCIPLGNIDGAWERIQKSLPYISLGNKNKLQIVVVGGGLAGASAAATLAEQGFPVKLITYNDSPRRAHSVAAQGGINAAKKIREDDCDGVNELFVDTVRGGDFRAREASCRRLAEISSSIIDQCVNQGVPFARDYDGLLSTRRFGGALVSRTFYARGQTGQQLLYGAYQSLMRQVGSRRVELLPRRDVIEFINLNGVIRGVVTRNLLNGQLEVFQAHAVILATGGYSNVYFLSTNSIKSNASAVWRAHKQGAFFANPSLTQIHPTCIPVGGEYQSKLTLMSESLRNDGRIWLPRRSHDIRDPSEISESERDYFLERLYPSYGNLVPRDVASRRAKELCDQGFGVGNDGRSVYLDLRDAIQKKGAQEIKAKYGNLIEMYERIVGEDPMTMPMRIYPAPHYTMGGLWVDYNLMSTLPGLFVLGEANCTVHGANRLGANALLQCLADGYFIGPCSIHSWLEGHTFSISSHEMDQACQDALENTKKRIDDLINVQGEIPVDIFHRALGEIMINRCGITRNESGLLAGLEEIKLLKQKFHHQVRIPIEINCPNPELEKALRVADFLELAQLMLSDALSRKESCGAHFREEYQTPEGETMRDDENYAHIAAWEYVPGSEPIKHLENLSFSLLKPNKRSYQ